The Hyperthermus butylicus DSM 5456 genome includes a region encoding these proteins:
- a CDS encoding GTP-dependent dephospho-CoA kinase family protein: MPAAKLLPNDSAVAAYARHRRVVAVGDRVSETLIRHGVKPWVMVFDCVEARRDKTCPSIPEGYAILRTRNERSTVEPGAVEVIRKALRQGHTVVRVDGEEDLLALPALLYGDVGSVVLYGLPGKGVVAAAVNREAKLLAMRVLEFFEPC; the protein is encoded by the coding sequence ATGCCTGCCGCCAAATTGTTGCCAAACGATTCGGCTGTTGCTGCTTACGCCAGACATCGTAGAGTTGTAGCTGTGGGTGATAGGGTTTCGGAAACACTTATCCGACATGGAGTCAAACCGTGGGTAATGGTGTTCGATTGTGTGGAGGCAAGGAGAGATAAGACGTGTCCGTCAATTCCTGAGGGCTATGCCATCCTGAGAACTCGTAATGAGAGATCGACTGTAGAGCCTGGGGCTGTTGAGGTTATCCGTAAAGCGCTACGCCAGGGCCATACAGTAGTTAGAGTTGATGGCGAGGAGGATTTGTTGGCATTGCCAGCCCTCCTCTACGGTGATGTGGGTTCTGTTGTTCTCTATGGCCTGCCGGGTAAGGGTGTTGTTGCTGCAGCTGTCAACCGGGAAGCGAAGTTGTTGGCCATGCGTGTTTTGGAGTTTTTCGAGCCCTGCTAG
- a CDS encoding 30S ribosomal protein S15, with amino-acid sequence MAGKRRKKGRSHSTRPATPTVPKWIQYDPEEIEEIIVDLARKGYGPSMIGIILRDQFGIPLVKPILGKSITEVLEERGIKMVVPEDLFRLIEKAVNLRRHLEEHPKDTHAKKGLLDLESKIRRLAEYYKRVGKLPRDWKYDPQQAKLLVAGGLYREEKPAS; translated from the coding sequence GTGGCTGGTAAGAGGAGGAAGAAGGGTAGGTCGCACTCTACAAGACCTGCAACACCCACCGTGCCCAAGTGGATACAGTACGACCCCGAGGAGATTGAGGAGATAATCGTAGACCTGGCAAGGAAGGGCTATGGTCCCAGCATGATAGGAATAATTCTCAGAGACCAATTTGGCATACCGTTGGTTAAGCCTATCCTCGGTAAGTCGATAACCGAGGTTCTAGAAGAGCGCGGCATAAAGATGGTTGTCCCTGAGGACCTCTTCCGTCTCATAGAGAAAGCTGTTAACCTCCGACGTCACCTTGAGGAGCACCCTAAGGACACTCATGCGAAGAAGGGCCTCCTAGACCTAGAGTCGAAGATTCGGAGGCTAGCAGAGTACTACAAACGCGTCGGCAAGTTGCCAAGGGACTGGAAGTACGATCCGCAGCAGGCTAAGCTGCTCGTGGCAGGCGGCCTCTACAGGGAGGAGAAGCCTGCAAGTTAG
- the kae1 gene encoding KEOPS complex N(6)-L-threonylcarbamoyladenine synthase Kae1, translating into MVSVDTPSSLGKPRGDPRQLYRVGGWDEEIYVLGIESTAHTFGVGIASTKPPYILVSVRDTYHPPKGGIHPREAASHHARVASEVILDALRTVGLSIRDIDAVAVALGPGLGPALRVGATIARGLAAYYGKPLVPVNHAVAHIEIARLYTGLGDPVVLYVSGGNTVVAAYAKARYRVFGETLDIALGNLLDTFARDAGIAPPYIVSGLHIVDRCAEAASKPADLPYVVKGMDVSFSGLLTAALRLWTKAGSEDEKAAVCLGLREVAYGSVVEVTERALAHTRKKSVMLTGGVAASPILRNKVRSMASYHGAVADWPPPQLAGDNGAMIAWTGLLNYLAGITVDVEESVVKQRWRLDVVEIPWR; encoded by the coding sequence GTGGTAAGTGTGGACACACCGAGTTCGTTAGGGAAGCCAAGAGGTGATCCACGCCAACTATACCGTGTTGGGGGCTGGGACGAGGAGATATACGTTTTAGGGATAGAATCTACAGCACACACTTTTGGTGTGGGTATAGCCTCGACGAAGCCTCCCTATATTCTCGTTAGCGTGCGTGATACTTACCATCCGCCAAAGGGTGGTATTCATCCCCGGGAGGCTGCTAGCCATCACGCCCGTGTAGCGTCAGAAGTTATACTCGATGCGCTCCGCACCGTCGGCCTATCGATACGGGATATTGATGCTGTGGCTGTCGCGCTGGGTCCTGGTCTTGGGCCAGCGCTAAGGGTTGGTGCCACTATTGCTCGAGGGCTAGCGGCATACTATGGCAAGCCGCTGGTGCCAGTAAACCATGCCGTGGCGCACATAGAGATTGCGAGACTCTACACCGGGCTCGGCGACCCAGTAGTCCTCTATGTATCCGGCGGAAATACCGTCGTGGCTGCTTATGCCAAGGCCAGGTATAGGGTGTTCGGGGAGACCCTCGACATAGCACTTGGGAACCTCCTAGACACCTTTGCTAGGGACGCCGGAATAGCGCCACCATATATTGTCTCGGGTCTACACATTGTCGACCGCTGTGCAGAAGCAGCCTCGAAGCCAGCGGATCTGCCATACGTTGTCAAGGGTATGGATGTCTCGTTCTCGGGGCTCCTAACAGCGGCTCTACGGCTATGGACTAAGGCTGGTAGCGAGGATGAGAAGGCTGCGGTATGTCTAGGCCTACGCGAGGTAGCCTATGGTAGTGTTGTCGAGGTTACTGAAAGGGCGCTGGCTCACACGAGGAAGAAATCGGTGATGTTAACGGGCGGTGTAGCAGCAAGCCCAATACTTCGCAACAAGGTTAGAAGCATGGCATCATACCACGGTGCTGTAGCGGATTGGCCGCCACCACAGCTAGCTGGTGATAACGGTGCAATGATAGCCTGGACAGGTCTTCTCAACTATCTTGCAGGGATAACGGTTGATGTCGAGGAGTCGGTGGTGAAGCAGCGATGGAGACTAGATGTGGTGGAGATCCCGTGGAGGTAG
- a CDS encoding N-glycosylase/DNA lyase, translating into MYSINGLRVRRVGEALAVVSPHALDVIERRDPQYKAISMLAEKYGVEALAVIVANALISYRLTLKGEEYWLEFASYFSKAGLPRTAQEIVSAFRGFLSESRGNRRLVEQKLLRIRRAAPLLEDVASDPLRYSDVGLLVEMLARQLRARRHEKTIVFAGKMAYYLFKALNVEVRGLERIPLPVDRRVALITVTSGIADADISTIVSRPDAAIEAWSEIAKISSIPAMRLDAVIWLPAAEMEKNLRRGLEYARDEYARRLVSYSGGSISWPSARKIASEIVYRFPPNTAL; encoded by the coding sequence GTGTACAGCATTAACGGTCTAAGGGTTAGACGGGTGGGCGAGGCACTAGCAGTTGTTAGCCCACACGCCCTCGATGTTATTGAGAGGCGTGATCCCCAGTACAAGGCTATCAGCATGTTAGCTGAAAAATATGGTGTGGAGGCTCTAGCAGTTATTGTAGCTAATGCCCTCATAAGCTATCGGCTCACGTTGAAGGGGGAGGAGTACTGGCTAGAATTTGCAAGCTACTTCTCTAAAGCCGGGCTCCCTCGAACGGCACAGGAAATAGTCTCCGCCTTCAGAGGATTCCTCTCAGAGAGCCGTGGCAATCGTAGGCTTGTAGAGCAGAAGCTCTTGAGGATACGTCGTGCAGCTCCTCTCCTTGAGGATGTTGCAAGTGATCCGCTACGCTACAGCGATGTAGGCTTGTTGGTTGAAATGCTAGCTAGACAGCTTAGGGCGAGAAGGCATGAGAAGACGATAGTGTTTGCAGGCAAGATGGCCTACTATCTCTTCAAAGCCTTGAACGTGGAGGTTAGGGGGCTAGAGAGAATACCGTTACCTGTTGATAGGCGTGTAGCATTAATAACAGTAACATCCGGTATAGCTGATGCAGACATATCAACCATAGTGTCACGGCCAGATGCAGCTATAGAGGCTTGGAGCGAAATAGCGAAGATTTCTAGCATACCAGCAATGAGGCTTGATGCCGTGATATGGTTGCCGGCTGCAGAGATGGAGAAGAACTTGCGTAGAGGACTCGAGTATGCTCGCGACGAGTATGCAAGGAGACTTGTATCCTACAGTGGGGGCTCCATAAGCTGGCCCTCTGCCCGCAAGATAGCATCTGAGATTGTCTACAGGTTTCCGCCCAACACAGCCCTGTAA
- a CDS encoding translation initiation factor IF-2 subunit gamma yields the protein MARFDREEIEAQRRRQPEVNIGTAGHVDHGKTTLVQALTGVWTAKHSEELKRGMTIKLGYAEGEVWYCEGAEGVEAYQPFPELCPEGTVPKLLRKVSYVDAPGHEILMATMLSGAALMDGALLVIAANERCPQPQTYEHLMALDIVGVHNIVIVQNKVDVVTPERARDNYREIKEFVKGTFAENAPIIPVSALHKVNIDAVAMAIEKFIPTPKRDPSKPPLMFIVRSFDVNKPGTTVEELKGGVVGGSLMQGVLRVGDEVEIAPGVRVEERGRVRYEPIVTEVVSLRFGELEVEEAKPGGLVAVGTKLDPAVAKADNLVGNVLGKPGHLPPVRDTLRLEYHMLERAVGTREFVKVPPPRAKEIVMLTVGTAITLGVITRVTSDEMEVRLRRPVVAWEGARVALSRQIFGRWRLVGWGVVRD from the coding sequence ATGGCAAGGTTTGATAGGGAGGAGATAGAGGCGCAGCGTCGCCGTCAGCCAGAAGTAAACATTGGAACGGCAGGCCATGTAGATCATGGCAAGACAACGCTGGTCCAAGCACTGACTGGCGTGTGGACGGCAAAGCATAGTGAGGAACTCAAGCGCGGCATGACAATAAAGCTGGGCTATGCAGAAGGCGAAGTATGGTATTGTGAAGGCGCGGAGGGTGTCGAGGCCTATCAGCCGTTCCCAGAGCTATGTCCCGAGGGTACTGTGCCCAAGCTCCTACGCAAGGTATCCTACGTTGATGCACCGGGACACGAGATACTAATGGCTACGATGCTCTCCGGTGCGGCGCTAATGGATGGGGCGCTACTGGTAATAGCTGCTAATGAGAGGTGTCCACAGCCACAGACCTATGAGCACCTAATGGCGCTCGACATTGTTGGTGTGCATAACATAGTCATAGTCCAGAACAAAGTCGATGTAGTCACTCCAGAGAGGGCGCGGGACAACTATAGGGAGATAAAAGAGTTCGTCAAGGGAACCTTCGCGGAGAATGCCCCGATTATACCCGTAAGTGCCCTCCACAAGGTAAACATAGATGCTGTGGCAATGGCCATTGAGAAGTTTATACCGACACCAAAGAGGGATCCGTCAAAGCCACCACTAATGTTTATCGTGCGTAGCTTCGACGTAAACAAACCAGGCACAACAGTCGAGGAGCTGAAGGGAGGGGTTGTTGGCGGCTCACTAATGCAGGGAGTGCTAAGGGTTGGAGACGAGGTAGAGATAGCACCTGGTGTTCGTGTAGAGGAGCGCGGTAGGGTGCGTTACGAGCCAATAGTAACGGAGGTTGTAAGCCTAAGGTTTGGAGAGCTCGAGGTTGAGGAGGCAAAGCCTGGAGGCCTAGTGGCGGTTGGTACAAAGCTTGATCCGGCAGTTGCTAAGGCTGACAACCTTGTGGGTAATGTTCTCGGTAAGCCTGGTCATCTACCGCCAGTAAGGGATACGTTGAGACTTGAATACCACATGCTTGAAAGAGCTGTAGGTACGAGAGAGTTTGTCAAGGTTCCACCTCCAAGGGCTAAGGAGATAGTAATGCTGACAGTCGGCACGGCAATAACACTCGGCGTAATCACGAGAGTTACCAGTGACGAGATGGAGGTCAGGCTTAGGAGGCCGGTAGTAGCGTGGGAGGGCGCAAGGGTAGCGCTATCTCGGCAAATCTTTGGCCGCTGGAGGTTGGTTGGATGGGGTGTAGTACGAGACTGA
- a CDS encoding XTP/dITP diphosphatase, whose amino-acid sequence MEARVILIATTNKHKIEEINEVLQSCGYRVEPAAASKLEVQSNRLEDVAAYAAIQAYLALQRPVIVEDAGLFVEALGGFPGPYSSYVFKTIGIRGLLKLLEDVENRRAYFKSVIALAHSGGVEVFTGTVHGVIAEKPRGDRGFGYDPVFIPEGSSKTFAEMETQEKNKFSHRGKAARELCRWLRQYGPPR is encoded by the coding sequence ATGGAGGCAAGAGTAATCCTCATCGCGACCACAAACAAGCACAAGATTGAAGAGATAAACGAGGTACTCCAGAGCTGCGGCTACCGAGTAGAGCCAGCAGCGGCATCAAAACTAGAAGTACAGTCCAATAGGCTCGAAGATGTTGCCGCCTATGCAGCCATTCAAGCATACTTGGCTTTACAGCGTCCAGTAATAGTAGAAGATGCGGGACTCTTTGTGGAAGCTCTCGGCGGGTTCCCCGGACCCTACTCATCCTACGTCTTCAAAACCATAGGTATTAGGGGGCTGCTTAAACTCCTGGAGGATGTTGAAAACCGAAGAGCATACTTCAAATCCGTCATAGCCCTAGCTCATAGTGGAGGCGTGGAAGTATTCACCGGTACAGTCCACGGAGTAATCGCTGAGAAGCCGCGCGGAGATAGGGGCTTCGGATACGATCCAGTATTCATACCCGAAGGCTCGTCTAAGACCTTTGCCGAGATGGAAACCCAGGAGAAGAACAAGTTCTCGCACCGCGGAAAGGCAGCCAGAGAGCTGTGCAGATGGCTACGGCAATACGGGCCGCCACGATAG
- a CDS encoding Kae1-associated kinase Bud32: MEVEQLVETLGEPIARGAEAYLYLIDWLGERAVLKLRLPKRYRHAALDTRLRWRRTVTEARAMLAALEAGVPVPKLYYVDPLCSIIVMEYINGVKLADLIEAGDPRARSLARLFGTYAAKLHEAGISHGDLTTSNVLVAGDNIFLIDFGLASLKSSEREQAVDVHLYMRSLESTHPEAVEEMLEAFLEGYRSVRGADKTERIMELVREIRLMGRYRAERRTAWRQE; this comes from the coding sequence GTGGAGGTAGAACAGCTAGTCGAGACGCTAGGAGAGCCCATTGCTCGGGGTGCTGAGGCCTACCTCTACCTCATAGACTGGCTCGGAGAAAGAGCGGTGCTAAAGCTTCGCCTTCCAAAGCGTTACCGTCACGCAGCACTAGATACTAGACTCCGGTGGAGACGCACGGTGACCGAGGCTCGTGCAATGCTTGCAGCTCTCGAAGCAGGGGTTCCCGTGCCAAAGCTATACTATGTGGATCCTCTCTGCAGCATCATAGTAATGGAGTATATCAATGGTGTGAAGCTGGCTGACCTTATAGAGGCGGGCGACCCCAGGGCGAGAAGCCTCGCAAGACTATTCGGGACCTACGCTGCAAAACTGCACGAGGCAGGTATAAGCCACGGAGATCTTACAACGAGTAACGTACTTGTAGCTGGCGATAACATATTCCTCATAGACTTTGGGCTGGCCTCGCTAAAGAGCAGCGAACGTGAACAAGCTGTGGACGTGCACCTCTACATGCGCAGCCTAGAATCGACACACCCTGAAGCCGTCGAGGAAATGCTTGAAGCCTTCCTTGAGGGCTACCGCAGTGTGCGGGGTGCCGATAAGACGGAAAGGATTATGGAGCTTGTGAGGGAGATAAGGCTCATGGGCCGCTATAGGGCGGAGAGGAGGACAGCATGGAGGCAAGAGTAA
- a CDS encoding 30S ribosomal protein S24e, which yields MAESGVPADVLEMLRPKNAKKLNVDLGEGYEFYIVRDWYNPLIKRREIDAVILHVGKSTPSRMKLRIKVAEALGVDAKRVYIRKVLSEYGVGRSKVEIHVYDTPERALQFEPKHIIERNKLPEEMEE from the coding sequence ATGGCGGAGTCGGGAGTGCCGGCTGACGTGCTTGAAATGTTAAGGCCAAAGAACGCTAAGAAGCTCAACGTAGACCTTGGCGAAGGTTATGAGTTCTACATAGTACGGGACTGGTATAACCCGCTCATAAAGAGGCGTGAGATAGACGCGGTTATACTCCATGTAGGCAAGTCTACGCCTAGCAGGATGAAGCTGCGCATAAAGGTTGCTGAAGCGCTTGGTGTGGATGCGAAGAGAGTGTATATTAGGAAGGTTCTATCCGAGTATGGTGTTGGTAGGAGTAAGGTCGAGATACATGTTTACGACACGCCCGAGCGCGCGTTGCAGTTCGAGCCTAAGCACATAATTGAGCGGAACAAGCTTCCTGAGGAGATGGAGGAGTAA
- the infB gene encoding translation initiation factor IF-2 produces the protein MAEQKTSGRRLRQPIVVVLGHVDHGKTTLLDKIRGTTVAAKEPGLITQHVGASFVPASVIEKLAEPLKKIIPFKLIIPGLLFIDTPGHELFANLRRRGGSVADFAILVVDINEGFQPQTYESIEILRQRRVPFVVAANKIDKIPGWRANPDTPFLISLQKQAQRVREELERRLWDNIISKLYELGFQADRFDRIRDFTRTVAVIPISAKTGEGIAELLAVLAGLTQRYLQHRLRFAEGPAKGVILEIREQPGLGTAADVVIYDGVLRKGDIIVTGGLNGPVITHVRALLMPKPLQEIRVAKRELEPVEEVYAAAGVRIVAPGLEEAIAGAPVFVARDEGEAKQLAEKVRREIEALRIKTEAEGVIVKADTLGSLEAMIEALRKRDIPIRYADVGPVAKRDVIEAVASRELNKFYGVILAFNVKVLPEAEEEAKKHGITIFTNNVIYRLLEDFEKWYKEQVEAERRKELEKLVRPGKIRLLPGYVFRRSNPAIVGVEVLGGVIKPGYPLMREDGKRIGTIHQIQDKGKVIHEARAGMAVAISIRGHVMVGRHIDEGDVLYTDIPEQHAVLWLTKFKSELTDDEMVVLKEIIKIKRKQNPAYAVVLGKPQGAKP, from the coding sequence ATGGCAGAGCAGAAGACAAGCGGCAGGAGGCTTAGACAGCCCATTGTGGTAGTGCTAGGCCATGTAGACCATGGTAAGACCACGTTGCTAGACAAGATACGCGGCACAACCGTTGCCGCAAAAGAGCCGGGACTCATAACCCAGCATGTTGGCGCTAGCTTCGTACCCGCAAGCGTTATTGAGAAGCTAGCTGAGCCGTTGAAGAAGATTATACCATTCAAGCTCATCATACCAGGCCTACTCTTCATAGATACCCCTGGCCACGAACTATTTGCCAACCTCCGCCGCCGTGGCGGCAGCGTAGCAGACTTCGCCATACTAGTCGTAGATATTAATGAGGGCTTCCAGCCGCAAACCTACGAGTCCATAGAGATTCTCCGGCAGCGCCGCGTACCATTCGTTGTTGCTGCGAACAAGATAGACAAGATACCGGGGTGGAGGGCTAACCCGGACACACCATTCCTCATATCACTCCAAAAGCAGGCGCAGAGGGTGAGGGAAGAGCTGGAGAGGAGACTCTGGGACAATATTATCTCAAAGCTCTACGAGCTGGGCTTTCAAGCTGACAGGTTTGACAGGATTAGGGACTTTACCAGGACCGTCGCTGTGATACCCATCTCTGCCAAGACAGGCGAAGGTATAGCAGAACTGCTAGCCGTGCTTGCAGGCCTTACACAGCGCTACCTGCAGCATCGTCTACGCTTTGCTGAGGGTCCCGCTAAGGGTGTCATCCTCGAGATTCGTGAGCAGCCAGGCCTGGGTACTGCAGCAGACGTCGTGATATACGACGGCGTGCTCCGGAAAGGCGACATAATCGTAACCGGTGGACTTAACGGCCCGGTAATAACACATGTAAGGGCGCTATTGATGCCTAAACCGCTCCAGGAGATTAGGGTTGCCAAGCGCGAGCTAGAGCCCGTAGAGGAGGTCTACGCGGCTGCAGGTGTTAGGATTGTTGCGCCAGGTCTTGAGGAGGCGATTGCAGGTGCACCCGTCTTCGTTGCTAGGGACGAGGGGGAAGCTAAGCAGCTAGCAGAGAAGGTTAGGAGGGAGATAGAAGCTCTGAGGATTAAAACTGAAGCTGAGGGCGTAATTGTCAAGGCCGATACGCTTGGCAGCCTTGAAGCGATGATAGAGGCTCTGAGGAAACGTGACATACCCATACGCTACGCCGATGTAGGCCCCGTAGCTAAGCGCGACGTGATCGAAGCAGTTGCCAGCAGGGAACTCAACAAGTTCTATGGCGTCATACTAGCATTTAACGTGAAGGTACTACCAGAGGCTGAGGAGGAGGCTAAAAAGCACGGCATAACAATCTTCACCAACAACGTGATCTACCGGCTGCTAGAGGACTTTGAGAAATGGTATAAGGAGCAGGTAGAGGCTGAGCGGAGGAAGGAGCTTGAAAAGCTTGTGAGACCAGGCAAGATAAGACTCCTGCCAGGCTATGTGTTTAGGAGGAGTAATCCTGCAATAGTCGGTGTCGAGGTCCTGGGCGGTGTGATAAAGCCCGGCTACCCCTTGATGAGGGAGGATGGAAAGAGAATCGGCACCATTCACCAGATACAGGACAAGGGCAAGGTTATACATGAGGCTCGTGCTGGCATGGCAGTTGCTATATCGATACGTGGCCACGTGATGGTCGGTAGACATATCGACGAGGGAGATGTACTTTATACGGATATACCGGAGCAACACGCAGTACTGTGGCTAACGAAGTTTAAGAGCGAGCTAACAGATGACGAGATGGTGGTGTTGAAGGAGATAATCAAGATTAAAAGGAAGCAAAATCCCGCCTATGCTGTCGTCCTGGGTAAGCCTCAGGGAGCCAAGCCTTGA
- the spt4 gene encoding transcription elongation factor subunit Spt4, with product MGRRVKVPPFKACRRCKSLVPREATRCSVCGSTDLTEDWEGVVIILDPEKSLIAKKLEITRPGRYALKVR from the coding sequence TTGGGTAGGCGGGTAAAGGTGCCACCATTCAAGGCTTGTAGACGGTGTAAGAGCCTTGTACCCCGTGAGGCTACACGCTGCTCTGTTTGTGGCTCTACGGACCTCACTGAGGATTGGGAAGGTGTAGTCATAATTCTTGACCCTGAGAAGTCTTTGATAGCTAAGAAGCTCGAGATAACAAGGCCTGGAAGGTATGCGCTTAAAGTGAGGTGA
- a CDS encoding DNA-directed RNA polymerase, whose amino-acid sequence MGDTLYAIYRVRDVVRIPPSLFGMSLEEAALKVLTEKYVGYVHPEMGVIVAIFDVKVSEEGRVIPGDGATYHDSEYSVLAFKPIVKEVVEGVVVSIQQSFARISLGPVEGIAHISQVMDEHVIFDPQRRAFIGERTRRIVEVGDIVRTRVISVSMPSEPIGRPRIQLTMRQPYLGKTEWHKRKRIEAK is encoded by the coding sequence GTGGGTGACACCTTGTACGCCATCTATCGTGTAAGGGATGTTGTCAGAATACCCCCCAGCCTCTTCGGTATGTCGCTGGAGGAGGCAGCACTAAAGGTTCTAACGGAGAAGTATGTAGGCTACGTACACCCCGAGATGGGTGTTATAGTTGCAATATTTGATGTTAAGGTTAGCGAGGAGGGTAGAGTAATACCGGGTGATGGAGCAACTTACCACGACTCAGAGTATAGTGTCTTGGCCTTCAAGCCCATAGTCAAGGAGGTTGTTGAGGGTGTAGTTGTGTCTATCCAGCAGTCATTTGCGAGGATAAGCCTAGGTCCCGTCGAGGGCATAGCTCATATAAGCCAGGTAATGGATGAACATGTAATATTCGATCCACAGCGTCGTGCGTTCATAGGCGAGCGCACGAGACGCATAGTCGAGGTAGGCGATATAGTGAGGACAAGAGTTATCTCAGTATCGATGCCGTCGGAGCCTATTGGCAGGCCGAGAATACAGTTAACCATGAGGCAACCATACCTCGGCAAGACTGAGTGGCATAAGCGTAAGAGGATCGAGGCTAAGTAG
- a CDS encoding PIN domain-containing protein: MGCSTRLRRVIFDTSMLMLLYDGVDVFGQVEELLDAKPECIVPRPVVDELQRLASSGQSLRQRRAARLALHAIELRGCKIVETTDVSADDAILELALSDPVAIVATADGELRRRLREKGLPNIYYRRSRHGLMLEG, translated from the coding sequence ATGGGGTGTAGTACGAGACTGAGAAGGGTTATTTTCGATACGAGCATGCTCATGCTCCTCTATGACGGTGTTGATGTTTTCGGCCAAGTTGAAGAACTTCTCGACGCTAAGCCCGAATGCATAGTCCCCAGGCCTGTTGTAGATGAGCTACAACGGCTAGCATCTAGCGGCCAGAGTCTACGTCAGAGAAGGGCTGCTAGGCTAGCCCTTCATGCAATAGAGCTTCGCGGCTGCAAAATAGTCGAGACAACTGATGTCAGTGCTGATGACGCCATACTGGAGCTAGCGCTCTCAGACCCCGTGGCTATTGTTGCGACGGCTGACGGAGAGCTTAGGAGAAGGCTCCGCGAAAAGGGCCTACCGAACATATACTATCGCAGGTCAAGACACGGCCTTATGCTTGAGGGCTAG
- a CDS encoding 30S ribosomal protein S27ae, with the protein MSKELKLYVHRLYEYDYNTGTIKRKNKICPRCGSFMAFHKWPVPRWHCGKCGHTEFVREAKR; encoded by the coding sequence ATGTCGAAGGAGCTTAAGCTCTATGTGCACAGACTTTACGAGTACGACTACAACACTGGCACAATAAAGAGGAAGAACAAGATATGTCCACGCTGCGGTAGCTTCATGGCGTTCCACAAGTGGCCGGTGCCGAGGTGGCATTGTGGTAAGTGTGGACACACCGAGTTCGTTAGGGAAGCCAAGAGGTGA
- a CDS encoding 30S ribosomal protein S6e, translating to MPEFKIVISDPEAKADLPVYKVKVKGDESIEYGDDEKNQRKLPVCKLNPKLLEKLNAVHGIVTVRIRKEDRKFNYTCKATADANVPEDTVHVSLEWLGDKVGAEEAEGEVFRAKAWQITITSPAADQLIGLKIGDTFDGGLVGLPGYKLLIRGGSDNSGFPMLPSIPGPVKKRVLLSGPPGFHPREKGERRRKTVRGNTITHDIVQINTVIVYPKKE from the coding sequence ATGCCCGAGTTCAAGATAGTAATATCGGATCCGGAGGCAAAGGCCGACTTACCGGTCTACAAGGTGAAGGTTAAGGGAGACGAGTCAATAGAGTATGGGGACGATGAAAAGAATCAGCGCAAGCTTCCAGTGTGCAAGCTTAACCCCAAGCTACTAGAGAAACTTAACGCTGTACATGGCATTGTCACGGTTAGGATACGCAAGGAGGACAGAAAGTTCAACTACACGTGCAAGGCCACAGCCGACGCAAACGTACCCGAGGACACAGTGCACGTCAGCTTGGAGTGGCTAGGCGACAAGGTGGGCGCTGAGGAGGCCGAGGGCGAGGTCTTTAGAGCAAAGGCCTGGCAGATAACAATTACGAGCCCAGCTGCAGACCAGCTCATAGGGCTAAAGATAGGAGACACCTTCGACGGAGGTCTCGTAGGCTTACCCGGCTACAAGCTGCTAATCAGAGGCGGGAGCGACAATAGCGGTTTCCCAATGCTACCATCAATACCAGGTCCTGTGAAGAAGCGTGTGCTACTCTCCGGCCCGCCAGGCTTCCACCCCAGGGAGAAGGGCGAGCGTCGGAGGAAGACTGTTAGGGGCAACACGATAACACACGACATTGTACAGATAAACACTGTGATTGTATACCCCAAGAAGGAGTAG